A segment of the Leptospira andrefontaineae genome:
TTGTCTGGATCCTTTTTGATTTTTGGAAGGGAAATAGATCAGCTTTTAGATCCCGAAGAATTTGTAATCCAATCAGTCGGAACAAGAAAATCTATAGATTCACTCAGAGAGGAACTAAGGAAAAAATTGCCTCCTCATATTTTAGCCGGTTGGTTGATCCCTGAACATTCTTACCAACCGGATCAGGTTTGGGTCCATTTTTTAGATTCGGAAACGAAAGAAGAATCGGTTATTCTATTGGATCCTTATAATGGATCCCTAAAAGGAAAATTAAAAGAAGATCGTTCCGATTCATTTTATGGTTGGATGCTTTTTCTTCATTATACCTTATTTTTAGGAAATACAGGTTATGTACTCATTGGCCTTTTAGGAATGATCTTTGTTTTCCAAGGGATTAGCGGCATCATTCTATATAGAAATATTTGGGAAAATCTTTTCAGGCTTAGGACCCTGGAATCGATCCGAACATTCTTCTCTGACCTTCATAAATTAGCAGGAGTATTCACTTTAGCGTTTAATCTTGTATTAGGTTTTACCGGTGCTTGGTGGAATATAAGCACTACTATAAATACAATAATAAACGGATTTCCTGCTCAAGAATTAGGAAAATTTTTAGAAGATTCAATTTCAATAGATTCGATGATCCAAGGATCAACATCTCAGATCCAAGATTTCAAATTGGGATTTATTTCCTTTCCTCACCATAAAAATGGAGATCCCGTAGTATTGTATGGAACGGAAAATGAAAACCATCCTTTCAGAAGTAGATTCGGTTCTTATATAGTTTTTGATTCTAAAACTTCTAAATTACAGGATGTTTGGAATTTGAAAGAACAGAATTTTGTGTATTCTATCTTAGATTCCTTTAGGCCTTTACATTTCGGGACTTTCGGTGGGATTTTTACAAAAATACTTTGGGTGATCTTGGGACTCGCTCCGGGAGTTCTATCTATCAGCGGGCTTGCGATATTGATCTCTAAACAAAGTGCAAGATCTTCACGTAAAAAAGAAAAGGCATTTAAATAAATAGTTTGGTTTTTGGGGTCTGCTGTACAAAAGAACACCGGAACTTCAAAGCTCCGGTGTAATATTTAATATGTTATGGAAATATAATTTAATTTTATTCCCAGCACTGTCCTTTTACATAACATTTATATAAGGAGCCGATCCCTGAGGAAGTCGCAGCTTCTTGGCAAGCTCCTTTTGCAGTAGTAGAAG
Coding sequences within it:
- a CDS encoding PepSY-associated TM helix domain-containing protein, with the translated sequence MSRKRLYQLHSTLGIFSSVFLIIVGLSGSFLIFGREIDQLLDPEEFVIQSVGTRKSIDSLREELRKKLPPHILAGWLIPEHSYQPDQVWVHFLDSETKEESVILLDPYNGSLKGKLKEDRSDSFYGWMLFLHYTLFLGNTGYVLIGLLGMIFVFQGISGIILYRNIWENLFRLRTLESIRTFFSDLHKLAGVFTLAFNLVLGFTGAWWNISTTINTIINGFPAQELGKFLEDSISIDSMIQGSTSQIQDFKLGFISFPHHKNGDPVVLYGTENENHPFRSRFGSYIVFDSKTSKLQDVWNLKEQNFVYSILDSFRPLHFGTFGGIFTKILWVILGLAPGVLSISGLAILISKQSARSSRKKEKAFK